One window of the Pyxicephalus adspersus chromosome 5, UCB_Pads_2.0, whole genome shotgun sequence genome contains the following:
- the BAMBI gene encoding BMP and activin membrane-bound inhibitor homolog codes for MDRLISIWLQLELCAMAILLTKGEIRCYCDAPHCVATGYMCKSELNACFTRLLNPENINSPLTHGCLDSIANTADVCKAKGSEIQNGASIPKLECCHEDMCNYRGLHDVLSHPKSETSGSGSRYQHESTRNLITKVQELNSSKELWFRAAVIAVPIAGGLILVLLIMLALRMLRSENKRLQDQRQQMLSRLHYSFHGHHSKKGQVAKLDLECMVPVTGHENCCLTCDKMRHTDIGNDKIISLVHWGMYSGHGKLEFV; via the exons ATGGATCGGCTAATCTCCATCTGGCTACAACTAGAGCTTTGTGCTATGGCCATTCTCCTTACTAAAG gTGAAATTAGATGCTACTGTGACGCCCCGCACTGTGTTGCAACAGGATACATGTGCAAGTCAGAATTAAATGCCTGCTTTACCAGGTTGCTTAACCCTGAGAACATCAATTCCCCATTAACACATGGCTGCTTGGACTCTATTGCAAACACAGCAGATGTGTGCAAGGCTAAAGGTTCTGAGATTCAGAACGGAGCATCTATTCCCAAATTGGAGTGCTGTCATGAAGATATGTGCAATTACAGAGGCCTGCATGATGTACTTTCTCATCCCAAGAGTGAAACATCAG GTTCTGGTAGCCGGTACCAACATGAAAGCACAAGAAATCTCATCACAAAGGTCCAGGAGCTCAATTCCTCCAAGGAACTGTGGTTCAGAGCAGCTGTCATTGCTGTGCCTATAGCCGGTGGACTGATATTGGTGCTTCTTATAATGCTTGCACTGCGTATGCTCCGCAGCGAGAACAAGAGACTACAAGATCAGAGGCAGCAAATGCTGTCCAGACTACACTACAGTTTCCACGGGCACCACTCAAAGAAAGGACAAGTAGCCAAATTAGACTTGGAGTGTATGGTGCCAGTGACTGGACATGAAAACTGTTGCTTGACCTGTGATAAAATGAGGCATACAGACATTGGGAACGACAAAATAATCTCACTGGTTCATTGGGGAATGTACAGTGGACATGGAAAACTGGAATTTGTATGA